Proteins encoded in a region of the Stieleria neptunia genome:
- the rsmH gene encoding 16S rRNA (cytosine(1402)-N(4))-methyltransferase RsmH, with translation MTPVPEPNENSPCHVSVMPDEIVHGVSECSPRIVIDGTYGAGGHSRLLLDVVGDGGMVIGLDRDPAVLARVESEPAVDRLSVFLGSYEQAAKALEASGLEYADAMVLDLGLSSDQLADRDRGFSFQHDGPLDLRFDPENGIPASEWLARNNEKAIADAIYQFGEERFSRRIAREIVARAKRREPVRTVAALVEICRRCVPRGKHHDIHPATRTFQALRIAVNEELEILTRTLEQAPEWLSSGGRLAVISFHSLEDRIVKNAFRDDDRWNVLTKKPLRPSQEEVAVNARSRSAKLRVAERV, from the coding sequence CTGACACCCGTGCCTGAACCAAACGAAAACAGCCCCTGCCATGTCTCGGTGATGCCCGACGAGATCGTTCATGGGGTGAGTGAATGTTCTCCAAGGATCGTGATCGATGGGACCTACGGGGCCGGCGGTCATTCGCGTCTGTTGTTGGATGTGGTCGGCGACGGTGGGATGGTGATCGGGCTTGATCGCGATCCGGCAGTGCTCGCCCGCGTCGAATCCGAACCTGCGGTGGATCGCTTGTCGGTGTTCTTGGGCAGTTACGAGCAGGCCGCCAAGGCGCTCGAGGCCAGCGGGCTGGAGTACGCCGATGCGATGGTGTTGGACCTGGGGCTGTCGAGTGATCAGTTGGCCGATCGGGATCGTGGGTTCAGTTTTCAGCACGACGGTCCGCTCGATTTGCGGTTTGATCCGGAGAACGGAATTCCGGCCAGTGAATGGTTGGCCAGGAACAACGAAAAGGCGATTGCCGACGCGATCTACCAATTCGGCGAAGAACGGTTCAGTCGACGGATCGCGCGGGAGATTGTGGCGCGGGCCAAGCGTCGTGAACCGGTGCGGACGGTGGCGGCGCTTGTTGAAATTTGTCGTCGTTGTGTCCCGCGCGGCAAGCATCACGACATCCATCCGGCGACGCGGACGTTTCAAGCGTTGCGGATCGCCGTCAATGAAGAGTTGGAGATTCTCACTCGCACGTTGGAGCAGGCGCCCGAGTGGTTGTCGTCGGGCGGCCGACTGGCGGTGATCAGTTTTCACTCGCTGGAAGACCGGATCGTCAAGAATGCATTCCGCGACGACGATCGCTGGAACGTGTTGACCAAGAAGCCATTGCGTCCCAGTCAGGAAGAGGTCGCGGTCAATGCGCGGTCTCGCAGTGCCAAGTTGCGTGTGGCAGAGCGGGTGTAA
- a CDS encoding sugar phosphate isomerase/epimerase family protein — translation MRRRTAIQTLAAFGAVGLSATTRSAALSAESGDGHDWLRKTLKIGMIGVKGSLEDKFRAAKEAGFEGVEVNVPGIDVDEVNQASKASGLIVDGSVGGTHWNIRHSDPDAAVRAQALDNLKRGIEETAAVGGDSCLLVVGHGKDGTVEEVNQRSSDNIRAALPTAEKHNVAILVENVWNHFLYDHAGGSDQSVEPLAEYIDQFDSPLVGLQFDLGNHWKYGDVAQWVRDLGPRIKKLDIKGFSRAENKFTKITEGDVDWPAVEAALREIGFKGWCAAEVGGGDLARLKEVAGNMEAALHCSVNA, via the coding sequence ATGCGACGACGTACTGCAATTCAAACCCTGGCTGCCTTCGGGGCGGTTGGCCTTTCCGCGACGACGCGATCGGCGGCGCTGTCTGCCGAATCCGGCGACGGACACGATTGGTTGCGCAAGACGCTGAAGATCGGGATGATCGGAGTCAAGGGTTCGCTGGAGGACAAATTTCGGGCGGCCAAAGAAGCGGGATTTGAAGGTGTCGAGGTCAACGTTCCCGGAATCGATGTCGATGAAGTCAACCAGGCGTCCAAGGCGTCGGGATTGATCGTCGACGGCAGCGTGGGCGGCACGCACTGGAACATTCGGCACAGCGATCCTGATGCCGCGGTCCGCGCCCAGGCACTGGACAATCTCAAGCGTGGCATCGAAGAGACCGCAGCGGTCGGCGGTGATTCCTGTCTGTTGGTCGTCGGTCATGGCAAAGACGGCACCGTTGAAGAGGTGAACCAGCGCTCCAGTGACAATATTCGCGCCGCGTTGCCGACCGCCGAAAAACACAACGTCGCGATCCTGGTCGAAAACGTTTGGAACCATTTCTTGTATGACCACGCCGGCGGAAGCGATCAGTCGGTCGAGCCGCTGGCTGAGTACATCGACCAGTTCGACTCGCCCTTGGTCGGGTTGCAATTCGACCTCGGCAATCATTGGAAGTATGGTGACGTGGCACAGTGGGTGCGAGACCTTGGGCCGCGGATTAAAAAGCTGGACATCAAAGGGTTTTCAAGAGCCGAGAACAAGTTCACCAAGATCACCGAAGGCGATGTCGATTGGCCCGCGGTCGAAGCGGCGTTGCGAGAAATCGGGTTCAAGGGTTGGTGCGCAGCCGAAGTCGGCGGTGGTGACCTGGCGCGTTTGAAGGAAGTTGCCGGCAACATGGAAGCCGCCCTGCACTGTTCAGTCAACGCGTAG